In Brassica napus cultivar Da-Ae chromosome C2, Da-Ae, whole genome shotgun sequence, the sequence TGCAATCCATGTAAAATGTAACAGATAAAAACTTTTctcaaaaagagaaaaaatacaAGAGAATATTTTGTCCGTGCCTTTAAATTAGCCGAGTCTATATTTTATTCAGCGATCTCGATTAttagaagcatatgataataTACCCGTCGTCTAGATTTCGgtacataaatataatttatataatctttGGTCTTCATTTAAAGATTGAAGTATTGAACTTAAGCCTAGCAAACTCGACCAGCTTTTCGATATCGGGCATGACAGGCTTGACTGCTTCATGGGAGTAGAATCTGTCTGCCCAATGGAAAAGACCTGGTGTCGTTTCTGGATGTATGAACTTGACGCCGGTAAATTTCTCAAGAACCTTGAGAGGACCCAACATCGATCCGAAACCAATATCGATGAATCCGATGTTGTCTCCTCCAAAGAAGCCTCTTCCTTTGCTGCATTCTTGAAACGTTTCTTCCAATAGAGCCATACACATTTCTAGTTTTTCTATCGCAGCCTTTCTTTCCTCCTCGTCTTTTGCTACCGCCACTCCATTGATTGATGTGAAACACTATATCAAAGGTCAATACGattgtttaatttgattatttattcaAGTTACTACAAAATTCTAAACAAAACAATACTCCTAGTAACAGTGATTTATGTCCTCTCGACCACCAACTCGCCAGTTACCAATGTGGAATTTTTAATATGTCCACtcgaaataattattttttatagtcCATTCTCGTTCTGAATCTTAATCATAATCTCAATGTATATATACCAcaattcttttaaaaaaggtaAGAGAATGTGGGATTGTAAGCTTggctataaaatatttaaggtCTTCTAAATCTCAGATTCAGTTCTGGTAGTAAAACAAACATGTCATAAAAATAAGATTGCTCATGGATTCATCATGACTTACGTGTTCGTCGATGTAGACGTCCCAAAAGCGAGCTACGGCACGATCAAATGGGTCTGAGGGAAGGATGGGAGGACCAGAGAGCCAAGTTTCATCGACGTACATGACGATGTTGAGAGATTCACGGATTGGTTTATTGCCATGGATGAGTATAGGGATCTGTTTGTGGACGGGGTTGTAGTTTAACACGCTCTCCGAATTTAaactatcttcttcttcaagataCTCGTACGGTACACGCTTTAGGTTAAGTGCGATCCGAGTCCTCAGCACGAAAGGGCTAGGCCATGCTCCTAATAGCCTTACGTACTCTTCACTGATTAGACCCATTACACTTTTGGCTGGTTTATACCTAAGAAGTTTTATAAGTTGGTTTCTGAAAACAAGAGAGATGATCAAACTTGCAGCTGTTTTTTTGTGTTGGATAAGTATTAAACAGCTGTGGCTTGATGAGGTTTGGTCTCTGCGTTTGGCctcaatatatatatgcacgagctcgtattttattttcttagatttCGGTACGCATGTCAGTCAAATAAAGCTTCGCTATATGCATGTGCCTCATAATAATAAAAGTACATAAATTAATTGGTCAAAAAGAAACAATACAGAATTGATATGTTTGGGTAGGTAGGAGATTCAAAGAGGCGAGAGAGTTAAAGAAAGTGTGATGAGTCCCGTTTAGTTGCCTGATTTGTACCGTTATTAAACAGTAGGGCCTAGTAGTTGCAATTCGGTGTATATCTTTCATTTTCTTGCTAATTAGTTGGAATCTTGTGCATACTTGAAAATGCGACGTTAAGGGAAAAAAAAGTAGTTGGAAAAATGGGTTTTATCTTTTTACACATTTGGTACTTGTTTTCGgcttatattaattttttaaataatatttctttgtaATAACATATGGTGAGCTGAATAAACGTTTTTTGAACTGAATAAAATTTtttgagaattaaattaaaagaattgaataaacttttttgagaattaaattaaatttactgaataaacttttttgagaattaaattaaatttactgAATAAACTCTGTTTTCACTTTTGACTGGTGATTCAAGATAAGCAAAGTCAACATATCATATTCTCATCTTTTCCAAAAGGAAGGATACGAAGCGAGGATTTTTACAGAACTGCAAATTCTTATGGAGAAACAAACCTCTGCTGCTTaagtcaaagaaaaaaaacttctgCTGCGGAAAATGATTAACGTCATGAATGACGAGTATGTTCCTTCTTGCTTGCGATGTAGCATACATTTATGATAATTTTGTACTGtattgtttatgttttagttattttgaTAATTGTCCATTTTTGATATCCATTTGACGAATTTAACTACgtattttacccaaaaaaaattaaccaaaaaaatttaactacGTAGAAAATGGTAGTATTTGGTGTTCACAGAGAATTAACGAATTCTTTACGTTGTCATTTTTCCTACAGATCACCCCATTTTGTAGATAATTGGACTAAACACACGAATATTTCCAACAAAGAAACTAAAACATATTTGCTGgaaaccaaactgaaaaaccaaaccatatcaaATCAAAAATTTCTAGTTTGAAACCGAATTAGTTAAGAGAAACACACGAATAGATTCTAGTTTAATAATTGTGAATATTTGGATTGAACCAATACGAATCAGAAAACATATAGTTATATCGTACATGTACAGGGGTGTCCCTGAGATGTTGGAACCCAAAAACAATTTAAtgagagtttttaaaatttttttttttataaattaggaaCATTTTtctatgtaaattttttaaaaaaatttgggggTCCTAAACTGATGTTTCAATTCGCTATGCTCAGGACATCCTGTACGTGTATTAACAAAAAGGAAACTAGTTGTGCTTTTGTATACACACAGACTCACTTTTTTCCCGGTTCGTATTCACAGTAACCACGACTGGGTCAAAAGGATATACAATGTGCACGTTTTGGTAGAACGTTTGACAGCATTGATGACATATACTCATAAACTATTACTTTTCAATGGTAAATATTGACTACCAAATTAAATGTATTGTATGgatctttcttcatttttctctctctcttatatTTCCAAAACCAATATGTCTCTTGACTATTTTCAGCACCAAATTTCAGCCTATGGTTTTATCCTAGTGTAAAATTAGATAGAAAGTTTATGTCCTCCTTTTCAGTGTCTATAGTCAAGGGTAAACACTTACACAATTATACAGACTGTTCTTGAATGGTAACGTCAGAGTATCTCTAAAAAGACACTCtgtaacttcaaatatgaagttttttactCTCCgtaaagaaacttcaaaacttcaaatttgaagtttcatatttttatttgcattttggtctcTACAAtcacacatcacatttatgattgataaatatttttttgtttattgttttaatccttataaa encodes:
- the LOC106394871 gene encoding glutathione S-transferase U11-like, with protein sequence MGLISEEYVRLLGAWPSPFVLRTRIALNLKRVPYEYLEEEDSLNSESVLNYNPVHKQIPILIHGNKPIRESLNIVMYVDETWLSGPPILPSDPFDRAVARFWDVYIDEHCFTSINGVAVAKDEEERKAAIEKLEMCMALLEETFQECSKGRGFFGGDNIGFIDIGFGSMLGPLKVLEKFTGVKFIHPETTPGLFHWADRFYSHEAVKPVMPDIEKLVEFARLKFNTSIFK